The following DNA comes from Aulosira sp. FACHB-615.
TCACAGATGATGAATTTGTCAAAAATCACCCTGCTTTTTTAGGAGAGCCAAAAGGACAATCATATCAGGGCTTTATCTTTCCTAATATGATGGTCAATACTGCAAAAGACAAAGTTTCAGTTTTTAAACTGACTCCTTTATCTCCCACAAGAACTAAGTTTGAGGTTTTTATTTATCAAACAAAAGCACAGATTGAAGAATTTCCTTACCAGATTGAGAAATTTCGGACTGAATTTGAACGGGTGTTAAATGAAGACTTTAGGGTAGTGCGATCACTCCAAGCAAGTGTTCATTCCCAAGCTTATGGTGTGCTTCAGCTTGCAGACATTGAATATGGTATTTCTCACTTCCATCAAGTTTTGTCAGGGTATTACCAACCATAATTTCGATATGGAAGATGAATTAGCCCTCGCAACAGGGGTTTCTGAATCGTATAGAGCTAAAACAATTTTGAGTGTTGGTTGACAAGTGCGATCGCTTCATTTTGGCTTTTGTCCACAAAAATTAACACTCTCTCAGTTTCTTCCTGCAAGATGACCCCGAAATGATCATCGGCTATGCTGTAGCAACCAGCATTACTACAGGGAAGAATTATGAAAAACAGTAATAAATTTAACTTCATTACCTTAGCAGCCTTGTCATCTTTAGCGGTTGTATTGGCGACTAAACCTGCTAATGCACTGCCAGGACAAAACATTAACACTGTAATTAAATGGGCAAAAACTAAAACTCAATTACCAAGACTTACCTATAGTAGCGAAGCACATGGTTATTCAGGTAATAAAGGTAATTTATATTTCTATGTTGATGTTCCGGCAGAGAATGGCATAGTCACCAAAGAAGGAATCACCATTAGCGGCGACTCTAGTATCAAATTCACCAGCAAAAATCCCAAGGCAGTGAAGTTAATTCAAAGCATTTATAACGCGAATATTGCTAATGACTTTAGCCAATCTCGCCGTGTTACTAAAGTTGGTCGAGACCATTATTATAGAGGTCAAAAATATGCTTATATTCTGGCTGAGGTGCAAGGCGGTTCAGCTTTTCAAATTATTAAATTAAATCAATTGCAAAACGAGATTGATAGTGCAAAATATTGCCAAACTCATCAATGTGACTTGTAAATAGGAGGCAGTGGTTCGGCTTCGCGGTAATCGAGCGAAGTCGAGATTCACCAACCGGAGGCAGAAGGTAGTCCCGATGAAACAAGTTTCATAGCCAAGCATGAAAGTGGAAATAGCATTTTTACTCAGCACTCAGCACTTTCAAGTCAGGAGGAAAACTTTTAAGATAAGCGTTTTTATCCACATCTTGTAGCAGTTGGGTTATTGCGATTAAGGTAAGGTAGGCAATGCTAAAAACTTGCTCAGACCTTGATTTTTAAGTTGTAAGCATTGCCCACCCTACGGTTGAGAATGGTGCTATTTTGCATTTAATTGCCTAAATTAACTGTTTTCTATAGGCGTTATCAGTAAATAAAGGTACGCAACTGCTGATGTTAAAAGCTGCGGCTAATTCAACATCAGAGGCGAAATCTTTAGCAATTAACTCCTTACCAGAAATACATTTTTGTAGGTAACTCAGTAAATCTTGGCGAACAGCTTGAAATGACTGGAGAGCGATCGCCGCTTCTGGTGATAAACTGCCATCTAAATAGCTCAAAATAGCCCCAGCACCAATCAAATCTTCAACAGCTGGTCTGAGGCTACCATCTTCCTGCCATCGCTCACCAGATGGAATCACAGCAATTTTACTTCCATATTTTTGGGCAAACCGCGCTACAGCTTCGCAATTTCGCAAACAACCTGCCAAAGTAGGTGTACTTCCAGTTAGCAAAGTCAGAGTCGAACCATTAAGTGAAGGTAAAACTAGCCGAGTACCAGATGGGATGTTCATCAGTGATACTGGCGAGAGAGAATATTTATTTCTAGACTCTTGTTGTCTGTGAGTTGCTAATTCAGCCTGTATCGAATTTGCATAATCTTGAGCTGATTCATCACCAAATATATATGGAAAAATTATCGCTCCGTTGTGAGTAGCAATCTCTACACAGGTAGAAAAAGAAAGCACATCAACTATAACAACGACATCACTAATAGGAGCAAGTTGAGCAATTCCTTGTGCGCCCCACTCACAACGCAAATCAAACTCTGATTGATTATAAATCATCGGTTGTTCACCTCTATTTCTGTTCGCCGAGCGTTCGCGCAGCGTCTCCGTCAGGAGAAGTCGAGGCGCTGCTTGCATATCTGTATCATTTTTAAAGTTAAATGGTATAAAAAAACGGCAGATAAAAACAGAATAAATATAATTGGTAAGACTATTAACCAACTTCTCAAAGCGTCTGTATTGTTTTCAGACATAAATAATTCAATATTTTGGCGCTGCTGATGATAATATCAAAAGCCCACGCAAAGGTGCAAAGGCGCAAAGTAATTTTTTACTGAGTTCACTGACCTTCAGTAATTGACAAATCGACAATTTTCAAATTAGGGATTTTCTGGAAATCCTTAAAGTTACGCGTTACAACTGTAGCATTTAAAGAAAGTGCAATAGCAGCAATTTTTAAATCTTGTGTACCAACGCGAATTTTTTGCTTTAATAATTCGTTATAGATATCAAATGCAGCTTCATTAAAATCAAGAATATTCGCTTGACACAACAGATTAAATGTTTCTCTGAATAAAACATAAGCTGTAACTAATTCTTATTTTGATTTCCCGCGTTTAATTACATCCAAACGACCGTACATTTGCTCAACAATCGTGATTACTGTGATTGCAATTTCCGCAGGATTCACAGCAGCTACTTTATTAACAACTACTGGATGACCTCGTTGGAGTAGCGAAACATAGTCAGTATCAAGCACCCATTTTATCATCGGCTTTTTACCTAGACAATTACGCTCCTACTCTTGCAAAAAATAACTTTCTGTAGTCTCATCTAATTCATGTCGATACTTTTCTATAGCTTCAAGTACTTGTTCAAATTGTGGGTCATCTTGAAAAACTCCAGCCATTGCTAACCAGGGGTTTTTCTGCTCAGTGGAGGGCAGTTTTACAGATAAAGAAACAACTTCTGCACCAGCCAGATGGGTTTCTATACGTTGTTGAAGTTCAGTTAATGCAGTAGTGCGATCGCTTGCTTCTACTTGTAATTCTGGCAAGCCTGGAACAATGGCAAAATAGTTGCCATCCGCTTGTTGTTTAACAATAACATTTACGGAAACTTCGTTATTGTTTTGTCCATTTTGTGATGTCGCCGATGAAAAGGAATTCATCATAATTTTTGGGCTTGTTATTTTTGATTGTAAATTAACAGAAATATCCTAAATAAACTCAACTAAAAAACTTCTCCACGCAACGGATGAATATTTCCACACCCATTGGTAGGACAGTTTCATCAAAATCAAATCGTGGGTGATGATGGGGATAAGCTAAATCTTTGTCTGGGTTAGCAGAACCAAGGAAGAAGTAACAGCCGGGAACTTCTTGTAAGAAGAAAGACATATCTTCGCCGCCCATTGTTTGGCATTCTGGCACAATTCCTACAGGCGTTTCTACCACTTCTTCGGCAATTGATCGCACTAATTCTGCAATCCCCGCATCATTAATTACTGGGGGATACAAACTCCAATATTCTAAGTCATAGTTTGCGCCATGACTCTGGCAAACTCCAGCTATAATTTGCTCGATGCGTTGTTTAAAAAAGCCTGCAAATGCGGGGTTAAAATAGCGCACTGTGCCTTTCATATTTGCAGTATCAGCAATGACATTATGTGCTGTACCTGCGTGCAGTGCGCCAACAGTCACCACTGCGGAATCGATGGGGTTAACATTCCGGGCGACAATGGTTTGTAGGGCGTTGACAATCTGCGCTGCAACGACAATCGAATCAACGGTTTGATGGGGAATTGCACCATGTCCACCTTTGCCTAAAATTGTGCAGTTGAATAATTCCACCGCCGCCATCAACGCACCAGCACGAACACCGACAGTTCCCAAGGGGAGATTATTCCACAGGTGTAAACCAATAATGGCATCGACATCAGGATTTTTCAGCACCCCAGCCGCAATCATTGGTTCTGCACCTCCCGGCCCTTCTTCGGCTGGCTGGAAGATAATTTTTACAGTCCCTGCAAAGTCTTCTCGATGCTGCTGGAGATAGTATGCTGTACCTAGTGCGATCGCTGTATGTCCATCATGTCCACAAGCGTGCATAATGCCATCATGCTGCGATTTATACGGTACTTCGTTCAATTCTTGAATGGGCAAAGCATCCATATCCGCCCGAATTGCTAGTACTTTCTCAGTGCTGAGTGCTGAGTGCTGTACACTGATCGGACTTGTACTGAGCGCAGCCGAAGTAGTCGAAGTGTGAGTGCTGAGTTTAGTCCCCTTAATAGTGGCAACAATACCAGTTTTTGCAATACCAGTTTGATGTTCAATTCCCCAGGCTTGCAACTTACTAGCGACAAACTCAGCCGTCAGTTTTTCTTGAAAGCCTAATTCTGGTTGTTGATGTAGTCGCCGCCGCCACTCTACTAATTGTGGTTGCAATGTGCGAATAGAAAGTCGCACACGGGATAAATCAACAGAATAAGAACTGGGGAATGTGGAAACCATTTTGACAACAAACTGCTAGAAGAGGGCTGAGATTGGGCTATGTTCTCAGTTTAATAGTTCACTTTAGATTGTTACTAGTGAATTTTCAACTCCCCGTTAGGGGAGTAGTAGGTTTATGATACTGTCTGTACAGCTTTCTTCAACTCTTTAAACATCAGCCGTAGAGCGTAAGCAGCAGTTTGTGAGATGACTAAATTACCAAAACCTTTTTTAACCTCACGCTGTTTCACACTGGGGGCAATGTCACCAACTGCCATTCATGTAGTTAGACTCATCTGCATGGTTTGAAGTGTGAGGTTAAGTGTAGCTTCCATCTGTGGCTGTAACTCTTTTGACACCATAGGAAGTAAGTTTAACTTCAGCGATCGCACCACTATTCTGCCAGACTACCTCGAATATCCCAAACATTGGCAATAACATTTACATAAAACTTGTTTCGGGTAAATGACAGACAAACGTCAAACCCAAAAAATATAGAGACGTTACACCTAACATCTCTACATTTTTCTACTAATTACCGTTGAGTTGTAAAAACTTCTGTAAAGCATTGCTTATTGATGGCTGCTGAAGATAGGCATTTGCAGCGTTCACCAAATTCTCCAGATTTTCAGTACTCACATCATCAATGTCATCACTCAATGGCTTACCAGTTAGTTCTCGGTCTAGCTTAAATTGCAAGCGTAAAATTTGGTGATCTGGTACTACCTGTTCTGTAATGTACTGGTGAACACCAGATGACGCATCAAATAATATACCGATGATTGGTTGCGCCCATTGTAACAAACCCCAACCCTCGGCTTTTTCAAATGGGATGATGCGTGTGCGATCGCCTGTACCGATGGAAAGAATGGTAATATCTTCTAGTCGGTTGCCTAATCTTAAAGCTTCAGCTACAGCACAGGCTGATGGATTATTAGCCGCAACTCCACCATCAACCGCAGAGTAGATACATTTAATAGAATACTTGGCCGTATTATCTGGTACGGTTTCCCAAGGCGAATCTACCGAAGCTTCTCTTTTACCACCTTTATATTGTGTGATGGTGCGAGTTTGACCTTTGCCTAAACCATCCGTAATGGTAATTTGAGTATTATTATAAATATTTTCTGTATAGGAAGCAGTACCATCTAGAAAAACACTACTTGGTTTAGCGTCTACCACTGGCCCTTTGATGATTCTATCTAATTTATGGGCAGGAAAATAAGTAGGAGCAGAGGCAGAAGAAACGCAGATTTCCCATAAAGGAAAGTTATCGTAATCTTTATCTTGTCGCCAACTTTTAAATATTATTGGCTCTCTAGAAATGGTGTCATAAGACGTAATTAATAACTTTGGTTCGTTAACATCAAATAATCTTGTATCACCTAAGTTTTCTTTGAGGACTTGAATTAAACCACTATCAGAAAACTTAGGTGCAGATAAACCATATTTCAGGATGAGGGGAATCCTCTGGGAAGAAAAACGACTTGTATAAGGGAAAATTCTTGAGCTTTTTTGTTGATATAAATCAATGATAGTTTGACTTTTTTTACCTGTGGCGATCGCTGCTGCTAAAATTGACCCTGTAGAAGTGCCTGCAATTAAGTTAAAATACTCGTGTAAAGGTTTATTAATTTGCTGCTCGATAGCCTTCAACATCGTTGCAGACATAATTCCCCTAATACCGCCACCATCCAAGCTTAAAATCCGAAAAGGCATATTCCTCCGAATCTTTATTAGTATTGTTGGTCAGTTCAGTAAATCTAAACAAATTTGATATTAAAAATATAAATGATAAATGTTTGAAAAGTTATTTGCTTAACATTTAAAATCAAAAATTATTTTAGTTTAATTCTGTAAATCTCAATTCTTAATTTATTTCATCAAATAAAAATAGATGGCAAAAACTGAAAAACAAAAAATGTTAGCTGGTGAGTTATACATAGCAGAAGATCCAGAATTAGTCGCGGAGAATCGACGAGCCAGCCAACTTTTGCAAAAATATAACAGTAGCATTCCTGAACAGCAAGAGCAAAGACAACAAATACTACAAGAATTATTCGCCAAGGTAGGAGAAAAAACTACCATTGTGCCACCATTTCACTGTGATTATGGCAGTAATATTTATGCTGGGAATAAATTATATATGAATTACGGCTGCGTAATTTTAGACTGCAATATAGTTGAAATTGGTAATAACGTTTTGTGTGCGCCCTACGTGCAGATTTATACTGCGTATCATCCCGTAGAACCAGAAATTCGGCTGACTGGTCAAGAACTAGCTGCACCAGTGAAAATCGGTAACAATGTCTGGATAGGTGGAAATGCGATTATTTGTCCAGGGGTCACAATTGGCGACAACACAACAATTGGTGCTGGTAGTGTAGTGGTGAAAGATATACCAGCAAATGTTGTCGCGGCTGGAAACCCCTGTCGAATTATTCGCTATTTATCGGATAATTAAGGAGGTGAAGAGCGATATTCTAGAATTTGTAGCCTCTCGCCAGCCAATAATGCCAATCTGCGATCGCTTGTTCAGTGCTATCATCTGCATCAATAGGCTTAATGTCTGATAATTTTGCCGAATAGACATCATCATCCTTACCCTTAAGGTCAGCTACTTCCACATACATATCTTTTAAACACTCATCATCAGGAGCCATTCCCAGCACCTCAACAGTTTTTTCCTCTATTGTCGAGGTTTTGCGGGATTTTTTCGCCCATTTAGCCATAAACGGACAATTCAAGGCTTCTTCTAAGTAATAATACCAGCCCATTGCCCGATCTTCTTTATCTTCCGCATCTACAATAATTTCTGTGGCGATGCGATTTTCTCTGGTTTCGTCGCGTTCAACACTAGACATAACAATAAAAAACTTACGTATATTGCACCTTGATATGGTATAACGTTTTAGTTATTGACTGTCAATTTTTTTGCTGCTGTCTCACCCAAGCACGAAATGAGCGAATCATAGGAATTTCTCCATTGTTCAAGCTTTCTTGCAAGAAACGGGGAATCTCTGTAGTTAAAGGAAGATTGAAAAAACTTGGTGATACATCACAAGGAATGTACGTACCTTCCTGTAAGCAATAAATTTGCATTACAGGTTCGTCATAACGCCAAACTTCTGGAACACCCAACGCTAAATAAATTGATAATCGATCAACAGAAGCACTGGTGTAGTCTACTTCAATTACTAAATCAGGTGGTGGGTCTTGAGTCAAGTCGAGATTTTGCTTTTGCCGCATCAATGGTTCATTTTGAATGTAAAATGCAGAATCTGGTTCTACGCCACGCAGTAAGTCTGGACGTTTACAAGTTGTAGAACCAATACTTTTGATATTCAGGTTGAGTTCTTCCGCTAAGGTAAAAACTAAGTGTTCTAGTAGCCTATTGTTATATTCATGAGGCATCAACGGTGTCATAATTTCTAGGGTTCCTTGATCATAGGTCAGTCGTGTGGTGCGATTATTACCCATTTCTGCCAACATAATTTCAAAAGTATGCCAACTAATATTTGGGAGAATCCCTCTTTGAGTACTGCTGACTTGTGTAGTTACCATAAAATTTATCCTCCAGTTTTCTCTAACGATATCAAGAAATTTCCTGAATAAAACAGGAGTCATATTAACAGGACTTACGCACCATAATTGTCTGTGGGGATTGGGTGTGGGGGTGTAAGGGATATCTTGTTTGATTAATTTGTTCTACTAATTGTGGAAAGTTTTTTTAAATTCATCAACAGCATTTGGGTCTTTTTTGGATGAGTTGGTCTTGGGACAATAAATACAAATAAAAATGGGCAAGGTTTTACACCCTACCCATTTCTAGAAGTATCGCTTAGTAATTACAGTTGTGGTACATACTGTTGTTTTTCAGGAACATCAGTGTATTCAGCAACGATTTGGCGGAATTCTTCGCCATCGATGGTTTCTTTTTCAATGAGTAAATCAACGATGCGGTCTGTTACAGTGCGATGTTCACGCATAATTTTCTTGGCGTGTTCATAGCATTGTTCAACGATCACCCGTACTTGAGCATCAATGCGAGAAGCGATCGCTTCGGAATATTCAGATCGGGTTGTCCAGTCACGACCGAGGAATACTTCGCCTTGTTGGCTTTCTAAGGAAAGTGGCCCTAAGTCAGACATCCCGAACCGAGTCACCATTTGACGTGCCATTCCGGTTACTTGCTGCAAGTCGCCACCAGCACCAGTTGTCACTTCCGCCGAACCAAAAATGACTTCTTCAGCCGCACGTCCACCCAAAGCACCAGTAATTCTGGCTTTGAGTTGAGAACGAGAAATTAAACCTTGTTCTTCATTGGGAGTAAACCAAGTTAAACCCTGTGCTTGTCCTCGTGGAATCAAAGTTACTTTTTGTACTGGGTCATGGTCTTTGAGTAAAGTACCCACCAAAGCATGACCAATTTCGTGGTAAGCAATTAAACGCTTACTCTTGCTGTCTACTAAGGGTGTACCTTCCATCCCTGCAACTACGCGGTCAACTGCATCGTCGATTTCGCGCAGGGTGATGGCTTCTTTACGTCTTCTGGCGGTGAGAATTGCGGCTTCGTTGAGTAAGTTGGCTAAATCTGCGCCAGTAAACCCAGGAGTCCGGCGAGAGATTGCTTCTAGTGAAACGCTAGTGTCTAATTTCTTGTTACGTGCATGAACTTGTAGAATTTCCAAACGTCCTTTGATATCTGGCGCATCGACAGTTACTTGTCTGTCAAAACGACCGGGACGTAACAAGGCTGCGTCTAATACGTCGGGACGGTTGGTAGCAGCGATAATAATAATCCCTGTGTTACCTTCAAAACCGTCCATTTCGGTCAGCAACTGGTTGAGGGTTTGTTCTCGTTCATCGTTACCGCCACCGATACCTGCACCCCGTTGTCTACCTACAGCGTCAATTTCATCGATGAAGATGATACAGGGAGCGTTATCTTTGGCTTTTTTAAACAAGTCGCGGACGCGAGAAGCACCGACACCGACGAACATTTCCACAAATTCCGAACCGGAAATACTGAAGAATGGTACACCAGCTTCACCAGCGATCGCTTTTGCTAGTAATGTTTTACCTGTACCTGGAGGGCCGACTAACAACACACCTTTAGGAATGCGTGCGCCAACAGCAGTAAATCTTTCTGGTTGTTTGAGGAAGGTAACAACTTCTTGTAATTCTTCTTTGGCTTCTTCGATACCAGCCACATCATCAAATTTCACACCTGTTTTGGCTTCCATTTGAAAACGCGCTCTGGATTTACCAAAGTTCATTGCTTGTCCAGGGCCACCAGGAAGATTGCTGGAGCGACGGAACAAAAAGAACAAGCCAGTAATCAATAAAATTGGGAAAACAAGATTGCCTAATAATCCCCAAATTGCGCCATCATTACGCATGGGGTGAGCATCAAAACTAATTTGTTTTTCTTTAAGCTTGCTAATTAACTCAGGGGCGCTAATTGGCAGGTCTACCCGCCATCTTTGAATGCGATTTTCGATATCTGGATCAATAGCTTCGACAATTGCCGTTCTACCGCCTTCATACAAATCTACGCTAGTGACGCGATCGGCATCCAAGTATTCTAGAAAACGGCCATAA
Coding sequences within:
- a CDS encoding 2-phosphosulfolactate phosphatase: MQAAPRLLLTETLRERSANRNRGEQPMIYNQSEFDLRCEWGAQGIAQLAPISDVVVIVDVLSFSTCVEIATHNGAIIFPYIFGDESAQDYANSIQAELATHRQQESRNKYSLSPVSLMNIPSGTRLVLPSLNGSTLTLLTGSTPTLAGCLRNCEAVARFAQKYGSKIAVIPSGERWQEDGSLRPAVEDLIGAGAILSYLDGSLSPEAAIALQSFQAVRQDLLSYLQKCISGKELIAKDFASDVELAAAFNISSCVPLFTDNAYRKQLI
- a CDS encoding M20 family metallopeptidase — protein: MVSTFPSSYSVDLSRVRLSIRTLQPQLVEWRRRLHQQPELGFQEKLTAEFVASKLQAWGIEHQTGIAKTGIVATIKGTKLSTHTSTTSAALSTSPISVQHSALSTEKVLAIRADMDALPIQELNEVPYKSQHDGIMHACGHDGHTAIALGTAYYLQQHREDFAGTVKIIFQPAEEGPGGAEPMIAAGVLKNPDVDAIIGLHLWNNLPLGTVGVRAGALMAAVELFNCTILGKGGHGAIPHQTVDSIVVAAQIVNALQTIVARNVNPIDSAVVTVGALHAGTAHNVIADTANMKGTVRYFNPAFAGFFKQRIEQIIAGVCQSHGANYDLEYWSLYPPVINDAGIAELVRSIAEEVVETPVGIVPECQTMGGEDMSFFLQEVPGCYFFLGSANPDKDLAYPHHHPRFDFDETVLPMGVEIFIRCVEKFFS
- a CDS encoding patatin-like phospholipase family protein; the encoded protein is MPFRILSLDGGGIRGIMSATMLKAIEQQINKPLHEYFNLIAGTSTGSILAAAIATGKKSQTIIDLYQQKSSRIFPYTSRFSSQRIPLILKYGLSAPKFSDSGLIQVLKENLGDTRLFDVNEPKLLITSYDTISREPIIFKSWRQDKDYDNFPLWEICVSSASAPTYFPAHKLDRIIKGPVVDAKPSSVFLDGTASYTENIYNNTQITITDGLGKGQTRTITQYKGGKREASVDSPWETVPDNTAKYSIKCIYSAVDGGVAANNPSACAVAEALRLGNRLEDITILSIGTGDRTRIIPFEKAEGWGLLQWAQPIIGILFDASSGVHQYITEQVVPDHQILRLQFKLDRELTGKPLSDDIDDVSTENLENLVNAANAYLQQPSISNALQKFLQLNGN
- a CDS encoding sugar O-acetyltransferase, which produces MAKTEKQKMLAGELYIAEDPELVAENRRASQLLQKYNSSIPEQQEQRQQILQELFAKVGEKTTIVPPFHCDYGSNIYAGNKLYMNYGCVILDCNIVEIGNNVLCAPYVQIYTAYHPVEPEIRLTGQELAAPVKIGNNVWIGGNAIICPGVTIGDNTTIGAGSVVVKDIPANVVAAGNPCRIIRYLSDN
- a CDS encoding calcium-binding protein, translating into MSSVERDETRENRIATEIIVDAEDKEDRAMGWYYYLEEALNCPFMAKWAKKSRKTSTIEEKTVEVLGMAPDDECLKDMYVEVADLKGKDDDVYSAKLSDIKPIDADDSTEQAIADWHYWLARGYKF
- a CDS encoding Uma2 family endonuclease, whose protein sequence is MVTTQVSSTQRGILPNISWHTFEIMLAEMGNNRTTRLTYDQGTLEIMTPLMPHEYNNRLLEHLVFTLAEELNLNIKSIGSTTCKRPDLLRGVEPDSAFYIQNEPLMRQKQNLDLTQDPPPDLVIEVDYTSASVDRLSIYLALGVPEVWRYDEPVMQIYCLQEGTYIPCDVSPSFFNLPLTTEIPRFLQESLNNGEIPMIRSFRAWVRQQQKN
- the ftsH2 gene encoding ATP-dependent zinc metalloprotease FtsH2, which produces MKFSWRVLVLWTLPALVIGFFFWQGAFANAPADMGKNAANTRMTYGRFLEYLDADRVTSVDLYEGGRTAIVEAIDPDIENRIQRWRVDLPISAPELISKLKEKQISFDAHPMRNDGAIWGLLGNLVFPILLITGLFFLFRRSSNLPGGPGQAMNFGKSRARFQMEAKTGVKFDDVAGIEEAKEELQEVVTFLKQPERFTAVGARIPKGVLLVGPPGTGKTLLAKAIAGEAGVPFFSISGSEFVEMFVGVGASRVRDLFKKAKDNAPCIIFIDEIDAVGRQRGAGIGGGNDEREQTLNQLLTEMDGFEGNTGIIIIAATNRPDVLDAALLRPGRFDRQVTVDAPDIKGRLEILQVHARNKKLDTSVSLEAISRRTPGFTGADLANLLNEAAILTARRRKEAITLREIDDAVDRVVAGMEGTPLVDSKSKRLIAYHEIGHALVGTLLKDHDPVQKVTLIPRGQAQGLTWFTPNEEQGLISRSQLKARITGALGGRAAEEVIFGSAEVTTGAGGDLQQVTGMARQMVTRFGMSDLGPLSLESQQGEVFLGRDWTTRSEYSEAIASRIDAQVRVIVEQCYEHAKKIMREHRTVTDRIVDLLIEKETIDGEEFRQIVAEYTDVPEKQQYVPQL